The genomic region ATGCCCAACGTGACTAAGGTCGCGTAAAACGGCTCGTCGTCGGCGCCTTTACCCGTTCCGAGAACCCGCAGCCACCCCGGTAAAATACCGTCGCGGGCAAGGGCTTGCATGACCCGAGGCGCCCCGAGAATACTGCCGAGGGCGCTCGATAGGGTGGCGCCCCAAACTCCCAAGGAAATCGCCGGACCCCAGAACGCCATCTGTTTCATGATCAGAGGATTTTCAATCAAGGTGATCGCGTCGGCGCGCGTGGCGAGTAAAATCGGCAGTCCCATATAGATGACATATCCGGTCCCGACGGCGGCGAGGGTGCCGATGGGAATCGATCGCGCCGGATCGCGTAAGTCCCCGGACATGCTCACTCCCGCCATAATTCCGGTTACTGCCGGGAAAAATACGGCAAAAACTACCCAAAAATCCTCGGAATTTTCCGGTTTGGCCCCCCACATCTCGATCGTGGTGTTTTCTAGGGGATGGCCGAAGGCGAAGGAAATCAGGGATAAGACGATCGCCGCCATGATGAAGTATTGGGCGCGAATGGCCGTGCGGGCGGATTTGAGGGCCAAGAAGGCGACGGCGACGGTGGTGACTAAGGCAATGAGGCGTTGAATCGATTTGAGGTCCGATTCGGGAAAGGATTCGACGATACTTTCCGCAAAACCGATGGTGTAGAGGGCGACGGAGAGGGCTTGGGCGAAGTAGAGGGGAATACCGACGGCGCCCCCGGTTTCGATGCCCAGAGAGCGACTGATCATGTAGTAGGCGCCTCCAGTCCGCACGACGCGATCGGTGGCGATCGCCGAGACAGACAGGGAGGTTAAAAAGGTGATCGAGGTTGAGAGACTGACGATAATCAGCGTGCCGATCAAGCCGACATTGCCGACGACCCAGCCAAATCTCAGATACATGATCACGCCTAAAATCGTCAAAATTGACGGAGTATAGACGCCACCAAAGGTTCCCAAGCCACTACCGCTCGTATTGGGCGGGTTGACCGGATTATTCGGTTTGGAACCGCCAAAAAAGGGGAATTTAGGCATAAGTTATGCAAAAATAACGGGACAATCGATGGGATGGCATCAAATCGGAGCCGAGGGGATGTATTTTGGCCGTTCTTGTCAGATTACCCCAGCTCATCCCACGAAGCGCGGCGATCGCCAAGATCTAGACCGTTTTTACCGGGAAAAGTGTTCTTTCCCGGAACGATCGCCCGTTGACTCCCCTCCCGCGAACGCTCGATTTCCCGATGGTTTTAACTCGATTGCACCGCTTTGACGAGCAGTTTGACCAAGGTGGTCACTTGCTGTTTGTTTAAATTTTTTAATAAGATTTTTGCCGCCGCTTTCGGTTCGAGGTCGATAATCGCTTGATTTTCGGCGAGGTTGACCCCGGGGTTGACCGATTTTCCCGCTAAATCGAGTAACACTGGACTCGGACCGACCAGATCGGTTTTGTCCAAGGCGATTAAATCGGTGGCTTGTTTGATTTCTTTAATCACGACCGGGGCTAAGGTTTTGTAGTTATTTTCGCTGCGGGCGATCGCCGCGTCCGCCATCGCGATTAACTGCTGCCACCCCTCTAAATCGGAATGCATTTCGGCAAGTTGATTGCAAAAGGTTCTCAGACGCTGGCGGTTGTTCTCGTCTTCTGCTTGTCTGAATAAATCGAGCATTTGCCGCAACAGGGCGATCGCCGCCAAGGCCGCATCTTCTGACATTTTTCCCGATGCTGCCTCACCGTCGCCCCCGCCTCCCGGGGCGCCCCCACCGACTAAGCTGTTGAGATAATTTTGTAGTTCTTGAAAAACCGGATCCGACTTTTGGACGACTTTATCGGCTTCGTCTTCTCGCAGACCGAATGGCCCTTGCAGGCTTTCTAGTAATTCTTGTAGGGTGTCAAAGCCTTTCAGAAACAGGGATTCGAGTTTTTGATCCACGGCGACGGGTTGTTCTTTGAGAACTTTAAAACTGTCTTCGAGGCGGTGGGCTGTTTTCTGAATGCTGCTAAATCCTAACATGGCCGCTCCCCCTTTAACGGAGTGAGCGGCGCGAAACAGTTCGTTGACTTGTTCCGGGTCTTGGAGGGTCGTTTTGAGATCGAGCAACCCCCGTTCTAAGGTTTCTAGGTGTTCTTTGGCTTCTTCGATGAAATACCCTAGAATCTGTTGATTTTTATCGGCGTCCACGACTAGTTTCCTCCAACAGGCGATCGGTGTCTACTTACCTCGTACCCACCCACAACCACCGACCGTCGCTCGGTGTTTCTGGGTGGAACTGCCTAACTCCGGTGGTCAAAGTTCGATCCCGTTCCCAGAATTTGGAGGTCTCGGCCAAGCCTGACGTTCACTCTCAATCTGGTCAGTGGTTAGCTGATAGAATTATTTGTAGCACAAACCCGCTCCAGCGATGACAAGAGACCGTTGTGGATTCGGTGCCGATCCGATCTGGGGCTTCGGGCGTATCGTAGACAGGAAGACTCTAATCGATGGGGGTCGGGGATCTGTTTTTGTTGTCGATCGCGATTTCGATCGCTTTTGTGACTTTT from Oxynema aestuarii AP17 harbors:
- a CDS encoding Hpt domain-containing protein, with product MDADKNQQILGYFIEEAKEHLETLERGLLDLKTTLQDPEQVNELFRAAHSVKGGAAMLGFSSIQKTAHRLEDSFKVLKEQPVAVDQKLESLFLKGFDTLQELLESLQGPFGLREDEADKVVQKSDPVFQELQNYLNSLVGGGAPGGGGDGEAASGKMSEDAALAAIALLRQMLDLFRQAEDENNRQRLRTFCNQLAEMHSDLEGWQQLIAMADAAIARSENNYKTLAPVVIKEIKQATDLIALDKTDLVGPSPVLLDLAGKSVNPGVNLAENQAIIDLEPKAAAKILLKNLNKQQVTTLVKLLVKAVQSS